A window of Funiculus sociatus GB2-C1 contains these coding sequences:
- a CDS encoding SAM-dependent methyltransferase, translating into MTSTSVLENIEKYIPLVGDVNIKTPLAYKTSRGAVKVVNAAQMAVAEAYINGFEVPDAVLRSLFDTFMPILFKYFPSLLAPYDWVLKETDHLAEGSRDLMKLQYDLPQAMLNTMLGDGKLIYPKYSMALWEKGAANLEQAQMQMIDDVIEKLEIEDGDNILDFGCGWGCVPNYILSKFPNVKFTGINLSHEQCEYMRGKMQDPESYLSSGRFTLYEGDLNDAFFDTKFDKILSIGVFCHVGNLTKAFHKLASFLKEDGKVFIHIITVRTPNNISSVYTHKYIFPHGRYWNFDAVPSHNKDLKTIQRWYLNGYNYSTTFANWLKNFDDNQATNKQLEYGIEYAKFRRIWRFYLIWFVRNFASCNGEYNGNGQFLLTHT; encoded by the coding sequence ATGACTTCAACTTCAGTATTAGAAAACATCGAAAAATATATCCCTTTAGTAGGGGATGTCAATATCAAAACCCCATTAGCATATAAGACCAGCCGTGGGGCTGTCAAGGTAGTTAACGCAGCACAAATGGCAGTAGCAGAGGCTTATATTAACGGGTTTGAAGTGCCTGATGCTGTACTGCGATCGCTTTTCGATACCTTCATGCCCATCTTGTTCAAATATTTTCCCTCTCTTTTAGCACCCTACGACTGGGTATTAAAAGAAACCGATCATCTCGCCGAAGGTTCACGAGATCTAATGAAACTTCAGTATGACTTGCCACAAGCCATGCTGAATACAATGTTAGGAGATGGGAAACTTATTTATCCCAAATACAGCATGGCATTGTGGGAAAAAGGCGCAGCCAATCTTGAGCAAGCCCAAATGCAAATGATCGATGATGTAATTGAGAAGCTAGAGATCGAAGACGGCGACAATATTTTAGACTTTGGCTGTGGTTGGGGATGCGTTCCCAATTATATTCTTTCCAAGTTTCCCAATGTCAAGTTTACGGGAATTAATTTGAGCCACGAACAATGCGAATATATGCGTGGCAAAATGCAAGATCCGGAAAGTTACCTTAGTTCAGGACGATTTACGCTGTATGAAGGCGACTTAAATGATGCCTTCTTTGACACAAAGTTTGACAAAATTCTCTCGATTGGCGTTTTCTGCCATGTGGGTAATTTAACCAAAGCCTTCCACAAATTAGCTTCATTCTTGAAGGAGGATGGCAAAGTTTTTATTCACATTATCACAGTCCGCACCCCTAACAACATCTCCAGCGTTTACACCCACAAATACATTTTTCCGCATGGTCGTTACTGGAATTTCGATGCAGTTCCTAGCCATAACAAAGACCTAAAAACCATTCAAAGATGGTACCTCAACGGCTATAACTACTCTACAACCTTTGCTAACTGGCTAAAAAACTTTGATGACAATCAGGCAACAAACAAACAGTTAGAGTATGGCATCGAGTATGCAAAATTCCGCCGGATTTGGAGGTTTTATTTGATATGGTTTGTTCGCAACTTTGCTAGTTGTAATGGGGAATATAACGGCAACGGTCAATTTTTATTGACTCATACTTAA
- the ctaD gene encoding cytochrome c oxidase subunit I, with the protein MTQAQLQERANIPAHGDEPKVTHWREYFGFSTDHKVIGIQYLVTTFIFYLIGGALATAVRTELATPASDFVAPDVYNSLFTVHATVMIFLWIVPAGTGGFGNYLVPLLIGARDMAFPRLNAIAFWMIPPAGILLMSSFFVGAPGAGWTSYPPLSIVSGKAGEAIWIMSVLLLGTSSILAGINFIVTIWKMRTPGMGWNQMPLFCWSMFATSCLAVISTPVLAGALILLAFDLLVGTSFFNPTGGGDPIVYQHMFWFYSHPAVYIMILPMFGMISEILPVHARKPIFGYKAIAYSSLAISFLGLIVWAHHMFTSGTPAWLRMFFMITTMVIAVPTGIKVFSWLATIWGGKLRLNSAMLFALGFISMFVIGGISGVMLAAVPFDIHVHDTYFVVAHLHYVLFGGSVFGIYAGFYHWFPKMTGRMLNEAWGKVHFVLMFIGFNLAFLPMHKLGIEGMNRRIAEYDPKFATLNLICSIGAYILAVSTIPFIVNACWSWIAGPKAPDNPWDGLTLEWMTTSPPPVENFEKDPVLATGPYDYGMGDRRTKVDVPLDDPRNPVLSAGPDSALRADPDPAVAAHPDDRQGESHNR; encoded by the coding sequence AAAGTGATCGGGATTCAATACCTGGTTACAACGTTTATTTTTTATCTGATCGGTGGCGCACTGGCAACAGCAGTCCGCACAGAATTGGCAACGCCAGCGTCGGATTTTGTTGCACCGGATGTTTACAACAGCTTATTTACAGTCCACGCGACGGTGATGATCTTCCTGTGGATCGTACCTGCGGGAACTGGTGGGTTTGGTAATTATCTGGTGCCTTTGCTAATTGGGGCAAGGGATATGGCGTTCCCCAGACTGAATGCGATCGCTTTCTGGATGATCCCCCCCGCCGGCATACTGCTGATGAGCAGTTTCTTCGTCGGCGCACCAGGCGCAGGTTGGACTTCATACCCCCCTTTGAGCATCGTCAGCGGTAAAGCTGGGGAAGCGATTTGGATTATGAGCGTCCTGTTGCTGGGAACCTCCTCCATCTTGGCAGGGATCAATTTTATCGTCACCATCTGGAAGATGCGGACACCAGGGATGGGGTGGAACCAAATGCCCTTATTCTGTTGGTCAATGTTCGCCACCTCCTGCTTAGCTGTCATTTCCACTCCGGTATTAGCCGGGGCATTGATTCTCCTAGCCTTTGACCTGCTGGTCGGGACTAGCTTCTTTAACCCCACGGGTGGTGGCGATCCCATCGTGTACCAGCATATGTTCTGGTTTTACTCCCACCCGGCGGTTTATATCATGATCCTCCCCATGTTTGGGATGATCTCAGAAATCCTGCCAGTACACGCTCGCAAACCGATTTTTGGGTACAAGGCGATCGCATATTCCAGCCTAGCTATCAGCTTTTTGGGGCTAATCGTCTGGGCGCACCATATGTTTACCAGCGGTACCCCAGCCTGGTTGCGGATGTTCTTCATGATCACCACAATGGTAATCGCCGTACCAACTGGTATTAAAGTCTTTAGCTGGTTAGCCACAATTTGGGGCGGCAAACTGCGCCTCAACAGCGCCATGCTATTCGCTCTTGGCTTTATCTCCATGTTCGTTATCGGCGGCATCAGCGGCGTTATGTTGGCAGCTGTACCCTTCGACATCCACGTTCACGACACCTACTTTGTAGTTGCTCACCTGCACTACGTCCTCTTTGGTGGCAGCGTTTTCGGCATCTACGCCGGATTCTACCACTGGTTCCCTAAGATGACTGGGCGGATGTTGAACGAAGCTTGGGGCAAAGTTCACTTTGTCCTGATGTTTATTGGATTCAACTTGGCTTTCCTACCAATGCACAAGTTGGGTATTGAAGGCATGAATCGGCGGATTGCCGAGTATGACCCCAAATTTGCCACACTCAACCTAATTTGCAGCATTGGAGCTTATATACTCGCCGTTTCCACCATTCCCTTCATTGTCAATGCCTGTTGGAGTTGGATAGCTGGCCCCAAAGCACCCGACAACCCTTGGGACGGACTAACCCTAGAGTGGATGACGACCTCGCCCCCGCCAGTAGAAAACTTTGAGAAAGACCCAGTGTTAGCCACTGGCCCTTATGACTACGGCATGGGCGATCGCCGCACCAAGGTAGATGTCCCCCTCGACGATCCTCGAAATCCAGTCTTGTCTGCCGGACCTGACTCCGCCTTACGTGCAGATCCAGATCCAGCTGTTGCGGCTCATCCCGATGACCGTCAAGGAGAAAGTCACAATCGTTAA
- a CDS encoding DnaJ domain-containing protein, with protein sequence MSQNYQKNSVIPGATFVAAGAATGAGVSAAVGGMGLVGGFGAVGLGMAPVMAAGAVAGAAAYGAFTAIGEGDTFALGAIGIGAAGGASFYSVFGGMGLAFKGTAVGIGMAPMTAVGAVIGLGIYGLHKVKPEPGERLMGAIDAFERMEEKILWQDAYTEALLELELAALEKKLAGDAVEIKFANWEVEDELEELKAKIQPKTNINSSNPSLKLSGNGETSAYKTTPSKTQFVNSGIQAELMAVKTQTPEAWKCVHTLKGHSASVNSVAISPDGEMVASGSDDKTVTLWNLKTGKQIFTFIGQAQEVYSVAISPDNKTLVSGSFDQKITNWNLRKKEFIRTFFYLNSPYSHSGFVYSVAFSPDGKIIASGSADKTIRLWNGYGGKLIRTINGHSDAVLSVAISPDSQTIASGSADKTIRLWNLISGQQHHILAGHSGWVNSVAFSPDGKTLASGSGDTTIKFWNLKTGEMIRTFSGHSSGVNSVAFSSNGKTLASGSTNSVKIWNLHTGELLETLSGRGAVAFSADGNTLVSGANGGTIKIWHQSCETNKSQSNFVLSGEWWEVLGVEKSAYPSDVKRAYIRLGRQYHPDINSSASAKATMQAINQAYDQYRKEISGNTVRLR encoded by the coding sequence ATGTCTCAAAATTATCAGAAAAATAGTGTTATCCCAGGTGCAACATTTGTAGCCGCAGGCGCGGCGACAGGTGCCGGAGTTTCCGCTGCTGTTGGCGGGATGGGATTAGTTGGAGGATTTGGAGCTGTTGGGCTTGGTATGGCACCAGTTATGGCGGCGGGAGCTGTTGCTGGCGCTGCTGCCTACGGAGCTTTTACAGCGATAGGAGAAGGAGATACTTTCGCTTTAGGTGCCATAGGAATTGGTGCAGCAGGTGGCGCTAGTTTTTACTCAGTTTTTGGCGGCATGGGATTAGCGTTTAAAGGAACGGCTGTAGGAATTGGCATGGCTCCGATGACAGCTGTTGGTGCAGTAATTGGACTGGGAATTTATGGGTTGCACAAAGTCAAACCAGAGCCTGGAGAGCGTTTAATGGGTGCGATAGATGCCTTCGAGCGGATGGAAGAAAAAATATTGTGGCAAGACGCTTACACCGAGGCACTTTTAGAATTAGAACTGGCAGCATTAGAAAAAAAGTTAGCTGGTGATGCTGTAGAAATAAAATTTGCTAATTGGGAAGTGGAGGATGAATTAGAGGAATTGAAGGCTAAAATACAGCCAAAAACTAATATAAACTCCTCTAACCCAAGCCTCAAGTTATCGGGAAATGGTGAAACTTCTGCTTACAAGACAACGCCATCAAAAACACAATTTGTTAATTCTGGAATTCAAGCTGAATTGATGGCAGTAAAAACTCAGACACCTGAAGCTTGGAAATGCGTACACACTCTAAAGGGACACTCAGCCTCAGTCAATTCCGTTGCTATCAGCCCCGATGGTGAAATGGTTGCCAGTGGGAGTGATGACAAAACAGTTACTTTGTGGAACCTGAAAACAGGAAAACAGATTTTCACCTTTATTGGACAAGCACAGGAAGTTTATTCAGTGGCAATTAGTCCAGATAACAAGACTCTTGTCAGTGGCAGTTTTGATCAAAAAATCACTAACTGGAATTTGCGAAAAAAAGAATTTATCCGCACCTTCTTTTATTTAAACTCACCCTACAGTCATTCCGGCTTTGTTTACTCAGTTGCCTTCAGCCCGGATGGAAAAATTATTGCTAGTGGAAGTGCCGATAAAACTATCAGGCTTTGGAATGGGTACGGGGGCAAATTAATCCGTACTATTAATGGACATTCAGATGCGGTTTTGTCTGTTGCTATTAGTCCCGATAGTCAAACTATCGCTAGTGGAAGTGCCGATAAAACTATTAGGCTTTGGAATTTGATTAGCGGACAGCAGCACCACATTCTCGCGGGGCATTCCGGCTGGGTTAATTCTGTTGCCTTCAGCCCGGATGGAAAGACTCTCGCTAGTGGGAGTGGAGACACCACAATCAAGTTCTGGAATCTCAAAACCGGAGAAATGATTCGCACTTTCTCAGGACATTCATCTGGGGTTAATTCTGTTGCCTTTAGCTCCAATGGAAAAACTTTGGCTAGTGGCAGCACCAACAGCGTTAAAATTTGGAACCTGCACACTGGAGAACTACTAGAAACTCTTTCTGGACGTGGTGCGGTTGCTTTTAGTGCTGATGGAAATACCTTGGTGAGTGGCGCTAATGGTGGCACTATTAAAATTTGGCATCAGTCCTGTGAGACGAATAAATCTCAATCTAACTTTGTGCTATCTGGGGAATGGTGGGAAGTTTTGGGTGTGGAAAAAAGTGCTTATCCTAGCGATGTGAAGCGTGCATACATTCGCTTAGGAAGGCAGTATCATCCTGATATTAATTCCTCTGCTAGTGCTAAAGCTACAATGCAGGCAATTAATCAGGCATATGATCAGTACCGGAAAGAAATAAGCGGCAATACGGTTCGGTTAAGATAA
- a CDS encoding fatty acid desaturase family protein, which translates to MIPQSEYAKKLRPLLPDAAFAPDPNKLFILLINVAIVILGWAIASKLDQWSVYLLWLYLPLSLVMGNSVILLLFSSHDLMHGSAIRNSRLMRLVSFLGLTIMWMPPTLWKAVHNRVHHNNTNSLKDPDRNYLYQQPDTWGKWIQNLFVPSNEVNPLWLTVGMTSAWLVHTFRNLTSVVLFNNESVDYVPAAFKVSGKDRQAIAWEFLLILGIHFSIIAFLDFNPIKLLLSYFLPLAIGYAGVMFYIYTNHMICEMTSVNDPLMNSVSLRVPKIFDLLHLNFSYHTEHHIFPAMNSDYYPMVQNLLMIHYPEQHNLLDAGQAWRLLLQTPRHYKDETTFIDSLGDQPVTCPLGKN; encoded by the coding sequence ATGATTCCTCAATCAGAGTACGCCAAAAAATTGCGTCCTCTTCTTCCTGATGCTGCGTTTGCACCCGATCCCAATAAGTTATTCATTTTATTAATTAATGTAGCAATTGTGATATTGGGCTGGGCGATCGCATCTAAGTTAGACCAGTGGTCTGTATATTTATTGTGGCTTTATTTACCGCTAAGCCTGGTGATGGGCAATAGTGTCATTCTCTTACTATTCAGCTCCCATGACCTCATGCACGGCAGCGCGATTAGAAATTCTCGCCTGATGCGTTTGGTAAGCTTTCTCGGATTAACGATTATGTGGATGCCACCGACGTTGTGGAAAGCAGTTCATAATCGAGTGCATCACAATAATACCAATTCCCTGAAAGATCCAGATCGCAATTACTTATATCAACAGCCTGATACTTGGGGAAAATGGATTCAAAATCTATTCGTCCCATCTAATGAAGTTAATCCATTATGGTTAACTGTAGGGATGACATCAGCATGGCTGGTTCATACTTTTCGCAACCTAACTTCGGTGGTGTTGTTTAATAATGAGTCTGTAGATTATGTGCCTGCTGCTTTTAAAGTGAGTGGCAAAGATAGGCAAGCGATCGCCTGGGAATTTCTATTAATATTAGGGATTCATTTCAGTATCATCGCGTTTCTAGACTTTAACCCCATCAAACTCCTACTCAGCTACTTCCTCCCGCTTGCAATTGGCTACGCTGGTGTCATGTTTTATATTTATACAAATCACATGATATGCGAGATGACCAGCGTTAACGATCCGCTGATGAATAGTGTTTCTCTCCGAGTTCCCAAAATCTTTGATTTGCTGCACTTAAATTTCTCATACCATACGGAACATCATATTTTTCCGGCAATGAACTCGGACTATTATCCAATGGTTCAAAACTTGTTAATGATACACTATCCAGAACAACATAACTTATTAGATGCCGGACAAGCTTGGCGATTATTACTGCAAACTCCCCGGCATTACAAAGATGAAACTACATTCATAGATTCCTTGGGAGATCAGCCTGTTACTTGTCCTCTGGGCAAGAATTAA
- a CDS encoding HNH endonuclease, producing the protein MCEREVEKLTVHHLVPRQKTKRKNEAPGPTTNICSACHRQIHTLFDNTRLAQELNCVERLKDEPQMQKFLSWVKKQDPTRRVKVHRSSN; encoded by the coding sequence TTGTGCGAAAGAGAAGTAGAAAAATTAACTGTACATCATCTAGTTCCGCGACAGAAAACCAAGCGGAAAAATGAAGCTCCAGGCCCTACTACAAATATTTGTTCTGCCTGCCATCGACAGATACATACTTTGTTTGATAATACGAGATTAGCCCAAGAACTCAACTGTGTGGAAAGACTGAAGGATGAACCTCAGATGCAAAAATTTTTGTCTTGGGTGAAGAAGCAAGATCCGACTAGGCGCGTC
- a CDS encoding pentapeptide repeat-containing protein has product MDADELFRRYAAGERDFCLAELSDTDLSGANLSQVDFSGANLKKATFSRAILSRATLAAANMELTDLCEADLRRADLSGAEMIGAYLIAANLSLADLIGTNLRGANLSLSDLIGADLIGAELSRANLSLADLRGADMSGANLCEANLSSTHLYEADLREANLLKANLQKALYNEQTKFPEWFEPASAGALLIAPQVCLAGIDLSKANLPGVNLREANLSGTNLSQADLVWADLRGANLTGANLHGANLSQTNLRGANLSGAIMPDGSIHD; this is encoded by the coding sequence ATGGACGCGGATGAACTATTCAGGAGATACGCAGCTGGAGAAAGAGATTTTTGTCTAGCCGAACTGTCTGATACCGACTTAAGCGGGGCAAATCTCAGTCAGGTGGATTTCAGTGGGGCAAACCTAAAGAAGGCAACCTTTAGCCGAGCCATTCTCAGCCGAGCTACTCTAGCAGCAGCCAACATGGAACTGACTGACCTGTGCGAGGCAGATTTGCGTAGAGCCGACTTGAGCGGAGCCGAGATGATTGGAGCCTACTTAATTGCAGCTAATCTGAGTTTAGCTGACTTGATTGGCACCAACCTGCGTGGAGCCAATCTGAGTTTATCCGACTTGATTGGCGCTGACTTAATTGGCGCTGAGCTGAGTAGAGCCAATTTGAGTTTAGCCGACCTGCGGGGAGCCGACATGAGTGGAGCCAACCTCTGTGAGGCAAACTTGAGTTCAACACACCTTTATGAGGCTGACTTGCGGGAGGCAAACTTACTCAAAGCCAACTTACAAAAAGCTCTCTACAACGAACAAACTAAGTTTCCTGAATGGTTTGAACCTGCCTCAGCAGGAGCGTTGTTAATTGCTCCTCAAGTTTGTCTGGCAGGGATAGACCTGAGTAAAGCCAATCTCCCCGGAGTCAATCTGCGTGAAGCCAACCTCAGCGGTACTAACCTGAGTCAGGCAGATTTGGTTTGGGCAGATTTGAGGGGAGCCAACCTCACTGGAGCCAACTTACATGGCGCAAATTTATCTCAAACCAATCTCAGGGGAGCTAACCTCAGCGGAGCTATCATGCCTGATGGCAGCATCCACGATTAA
- a CDS encoding cytochrome c oxidase subunit 3, whose translation MQGSTIDPAKTALNYHHEPEAAVEAHGVEHHDFRIEGLIVFLVAEGMIFFGLFIAYLAFRAVAPSWPPEGTPKLELLLPGINTIILISSSFVIHNADTAIKKNDVKGLRTWFALTGIMGAIFLCGQLYEYSHLEFGLSTNLFASTFYVLTGFHGLHVFLGLGAIGAVLWRSLKPGHYSNEHHFGVEAAEIYWHFVDIVWIVLFTILYLL comes from the coding sequence ATGCAAGGTTCAACAATTGACCCAGCAAAAACTGCCCTAAATTATCACCACGAGCCAGAAGCAGCAGTGGAAGCCCACGGCGTAGAACATCACGATTTTCGCATCGAGGGGCTGATTGTATTTCTGGTAGCGGAAGGCATGATCTTTTTCGGCTTATTTATTGCTTATCTCGCCTTCCGAGCAGTTGCACCGTCTTGGCCCCCCGAAGGAACGCCAAAACTAGAGCTATTGCTACCTGGAATCAACACCATAATTCTGATTTCTAGCAGCTTTGTGATCCACAATGCTGACACCGCTATCAAAAAGAATGACGTAAAAGGTTTGCGGACATGGTTTGCCTTAACTGGCATCATGGGCGCAATTTTCCTTTGCGGTCAGCTTTACGAATACAGCCACTTAGAATTTGGTCTTAGCACTAACTTATTTGCCAGCACCTTTTATGTTTTGACTGGCTTCCACGGTTTGCACGTATTCTTAGGACTTGGGGCAATTGGTGCTGTGTTGTGGCGCAGTCTCAAACCCGGCCACTACAGCAATGAACACCACTTTGGCGTTGAAGCCGCAGAAATTTACTGGCACTTCGTTGATATCGTGTGGATTGTTCTGTTCACAATCCTCTATCTGCTTTAA